The DNA sequence TGGGACGGCCGCGCCCCGAGCCTCGAGGAGCAGGCCAAGGGCCCCATCCAGAACCCGCTCGAGATGGGCTTCACGCACGAGGAGGCCGTCGCCCTCCTCAAGACGATCAAGGGCTACGCGCCGCTGTTCAAGAAGGCGTTCGGCGACGAGGGCATCGACATCGACCGCGTGGCCAAGGCCATCGCCACCTTCGAGCGCACCGTGCTGACCGGCGACGCGCCCTACGACCGGTGGCAGGCGGGCGACGAGAAGGCGATGAGCGAGTCCGCCGTCCGCGGCCACCGCGTGTTCAACGGCAAGGCCAACTGCGCGATCTGCCACGACGGCTTCAACTTCTCCGACTCCGACTTCCACAACATCGGAGTCGGCATGACGGTCAAGGAGCCGAACCCCGGCCGCTTCGCCCGGACCAAGGACCCGAACCACACCGGCGCCTTCAAGACCCCGACTTTGCGCAACCTCGGACACACCGCGCCCTACATGCACGACGGCTCCGAGGCGACCTTGGAGGCGGTGGTCGATTACTACGACCGCGGAGGCGCGGCGAACCCGCATCTCGACGGGCGCATGAAGCCCCTCGGCCTCACCGCGCAGGAGAAGAAGGACCTCGTCGCCTTCATGAACGCGCTCAACGGCGACCCGGCGGCCGTCAAATTTCCTAAAATGCCGGAATGACAGAGACCCAAGCCTCGCCCTGGCCCCTCCCCGGCTGGGAGGAAGTCCAGCCGTTCCCGTTCGCCGCGGCGAGGGGGGCCTTCGCGGGCATGACCGGCACGGAAGGCCGCATCGTCCTCAAGTACTACCGCCGCGAGGACGGGTCTTTGGTGGCGACCGCCCGGTTCGGAAGCCTGTCCGAGGGCGCGCCGGGGCTCGTGCACGGCGGGGCGCTGCTGACGGCCCTCGACGAGGCCCTGGGCGCCGCGGCCTGGCTCGCCGGACGCCCGGTCATGACCGCGCGCCTGACCACCGAGTTCCGCAAGGGCGTGCCCGTGGGGGCGACCATGCTCGTCGAGACGCGCCTGATCCGGGAGCGCCACCGCCTCGTGCTCCTCGAGGGCACGCTCAGCGACGCCGACCACGTCGTCTACGCCTACGCCGACGGCCGCTTCATGGTCCTGGCCGATTCCGACCAACGCCGTATTTTAGGACGGGCGGCGTGAATAAAAACGGCGAAAAAAGGTTAATATCCCGCTATGAGACTCGCTAAAAGCTTTTCCCGCCTCGGAACCGAGACCGCCTTCGAAGTCCTCGCCCGCGCTCGCGCGCTCGAGGCCCAGGGCCGCAAGATCGTGCACCTCGAGATCGGCGAGCCCGACTTCGACACTCCCGTCAACATCCGTGAGGCGGCCAAGAAGGCCCTCGACGCGGGCCACACGCACTACGGCCCTTCCGCCGGCCTGCCCGACACGCGCAAGGCCATCGCGGAGTACGTGAGCAAGTCCCGCGGCGTCTCCTACGCGGCCGAGGAGACGGTCATCGTCCCCGGCGGCAAGCCGATCATCTTCTTCACCATCCTCGCCTTGGTCGAGCCCGGCGACGAGGTCATCTACCCCAACCCCGGCTTCCCGATCTACGAGTCGATGATCAACTACGCCGGCGGCAAGCCCGTGCCCCTGCCCATCCGGGAGGAGCTCGACTGGGACTTCGACGCCGAGGAGTTCGAGAGGCTCCTCACGCCCAAGACCAAGCTCGTCATCCTCAACTCGCCCGCCAACCCGACCGGCGGCGTGATGAGCCGGGAGACGATGGACCGCGTGGCGAAGGCGCTGGCCAAGTTCCCCGACGCGATGCTGCTCGCCGACGAGATCTACTCCCGCATCGTGTACGAGGGGAAGCATCTGTCCTTGCTCGCCTACCCGGGCATGAAGGAGCGCACCATCCTCCTCGACGGCTTCTCCAAGACCTGGGCGATGACCGGCTGGCGCCTGGGCTACGGCGTCGGTCCCAAGTGGCTGATCGACGCGATCGCCAAATTGTCGACCAACGACCACTCCTGCGTCCCCGCGTTCTCCCAGTACGCCGCGATCGAGGCCCTGACCGGCCCGCAGGACTCCGTGACCGCGATGGTCGCCGAGTTCAAGCGCCGCCGCGA is a window from the Elusimicrobiota bacterium genome containing:
- a CDS encoding c-type cytochrome, whose protein sequence is MIRLLAAVLLAASASPAATAAHAGDFDGPEYPYKVPLGLKAPDVPADNPVTDAKVDLGKRLYFDKRLSRDGTVSCATCHAPEKGWTDQSPVSTGIKGQKGGVSAPTVLNSAYMEFQFWDGRAPSLEEQAKGPIQNPLEMGFTHEEAVALLKTIKGYAPLFKKAFGDEGIDIDRVAKAIATFERTVLTGDAPYDRWQAGDEKAMSESAVRGHRVFNGKANCAICHDGFNFSDSDFHNIGVGMTVKEPNPGRFARTKDPNHTGAFKTPTLRNLGHTAPYMHDGSEATLEAVVDYYDRGGAANPHLDGRMKPLGLTAQEKKDLVAFMNALNGDPAAVKFPKMPE
- a CDS encoding PaaI family thioesterase, with the protein product MTETQASPWPLPGWEEVQPFPFAAARGAFAGMTGTEGRIVLKYYRREDGSLVATARFGSLSEGAPGLVHGGALLTALDEALGAAAWLAGRPVMTARLTTEFRKGVPVGATMLVETRLIRERHRLVLLEGTLSDADHVVYAYADGRFMVLADSDQRRILGRAA
- a CDS encoding pyridoxal phosphate-dependent aminotransferase, whose translation is MRLAKSFSRLGTETAFEVLARARALEAQGRKIVHLEIGEPDFDTPVNIREAAKKALDAGHTHYGPSAGLPDTRKAIAEYVSKSRGVSYAAEETVIVPGGKPIIFFTILALVEPGDEVIYPNPGFPIYESMINYAGGKPVPLPIREELDWDFDAEEFERLLTPKTKLVILNSPANPTGGVMSRETMDRVAKALAKFPDAMLLADEIYSRIVYEGKHLSLLAYPGMKERTILLDGFSKTWAMTGWRLGYGVGPKWLIDAIAKLSTNDHSCVPAFSQYAAIEALTGPQDSVTAMVAEFKRRRDVIVKGLNALPGVTCKTPKAAFYVFPSIKGTGLKSKALADALLAEAGVACLPGTSFGAMGEGYLRFSYANSVANIETALASMTAALPKLSAVAAK